The Nocardia sp. BMG51109 nucleotide sequence ATCCGCAATTCGCGGCGCGAATCATGGAGTCGGTGGCGGACGTGACGGTCGAGCCCCGGCTGGAGGCGTGGGCGCTGACCTCGCTCGCCCGGGCGTGGTGTGCCCTCGGCGACCGGGAGCGGTCCGCCGACTGCGCGGAGCGGGCCGAACAGCGGGCCCGCTCGGCGGTGGTTCCGCAGATGTGGTGGGACCGGGCGCGGGGCTTTCTCGCGGCGGTGCCGCACACCGCCGACGGCGCCTTCGCCGATCGGGTCCTGGAGCGTGCGACGCGATTCGCGGAACTGGTCGTGGACCCGGGCACCAGGCTGCGGGTGTGGTGCGAGATCGCGGAGACCGCCCACGCCATCGGAAGAACCGAACCGGCCGCGCGTCTGCTCGGCGCCGCGGAGGGGATCGCCCGGGCGGCGGACGTGCCGGAGCTTCGGGACGGGTACTTCGCACGACTCGCGGACGCCGCCGCGGCGATGCGGCGGTGGGATCGGGTGCGGGAATTCCTCGGCAACGTCACGGCGCCGGATGTGCGCCTCATGAAACAGTGCGAGGTGGCCTCTCGCGCCGGTGCGGCAGGCAGCGAATCCGGGTGCGTACCGGACGAACTCGAATCCCGCATGCCGGAGTTCTCGTCGGACGAGCTGCGAGCCCAGGCGCTGCTCCGGTTGTCGGAGGCTGCGCTCGCGACCGGCAGGGACGAGGTGGCACTGCGGTGGGTGACGCGGGCGGAGCGGCTTTCCCGGGAGCAGAGTTCGACGGTATCCGATCAGGCGCTGCTGCTGCGGGCTCGATCGGCGGCCGGGCGGTCCGATTTCGACGCGGCGAGCAGGCTGCTACAGCGGGTCGCCACCATCGATCTCCTTCCGGTCGGGCAATACGAACTGGCCGTACTCCTCGCCGATGCCGGGGAACTCGGCCGCGCCTTCGAGGTGATATCCGGGATCGAGCACGATTACTACCGTTCGCGAGCGCTGGAGCGGATGATGCGCGAAGTGGATACCGCGGCATCCCTCCGGATGGTCGCCGATATCCTCCGCCGCGGAGCCGACATTCCTATCGAACTGGTCGCCCAGCACGATGCGGACGCGATTGTCGACCTGGGGCGTCGTGTCCTGTCGCTGCACGAGTCCGGCGCCGAGGAGACGACATCCGGCACCCACCTCATCCGCACCGGGGACGCGTCCACCGACGGCACCGTGCGAGCGGAAGCGGCGGAGGGTAATCGGCGAATCCACATAGTCGCCGCCGGCGAGACTCTCGCGGGTATTGCGATGCGCTACTACGCGAATGGCAGCGGCTATCACGAAATAGCCGCCGCCAGCCGCCTGTACAACCCCGATTTCATTTTCCCGGGCCAGGTCCTGATCGTTCCCTGAACCGGTGCCCGTTACGCCTCCGGCGCGTACCCCAGGATCGCCTTGGTCTCCAGGTACTCCTCGAAGCCGAACTCGCCCCACTCCCGGCCGTTTCCGCTCTTGCGGTAGCCGCCGAAGGGGGCGTGGAAGTCGAAGGCGTCGTTGATCGTGACCCAGCCGGCGCTGATGCGGCGGGCCACGGCGCGGGCCTGTTCGAGGTCGGCTCCGGCGACATTGCCGGCCAGGCCGTATTCGGTGTCGTTGGCGATCTCGACGGCCTGGTCGAGGTCGTCGTAGGCGAGGATGGTCAGGACGGGGCCGAAGATCTCCTCGCGCGCGATGGTCATATCGTTGGTGACGTTCGCGAACACCGTGGGCTTGACGTAGTACCCCTTGGCGAGGCCGTCGGGGCGGCCGGTGCCGCCGGTGACGAGGGTCGCGCCCTCGTCGATGCCCTTCTGGATCAGCGCCTGGATCTTGTCGAACTGCGCGCCGGACACCACCGGCCCCAGCGCCACGTCGCCCGTCGGATCACCCACGGACAGTTGCGAAGCCGCGTCCTTCGCCGCCGCGACGGCGTCGTCCATGCGGGATCGCGGAACCAGCATGCGCGACAGGGCGCTACAGGTCTGACCGGAGTTGTTCATCAGGGTGGCGACGGCGGTGGCGACGTTACCGGGCAGCTCCGCGTCGTCGAGCACGATGTTCGGGCTCTTGCCGCCGAGTTCCTGGGTCACGCGCTTCACGCTGGGCGCGGCGTTGCGCGCGATCTCGATGCCCGCGCGGGTGGATCCGGTGAACGAGATCAGGTCCACGCCGGGATGCGCCGACAGCGGCGCGCCCACGCCGAGCCCGTCGCCCTGGACCAGGTTGAACACTCCGGCGGGAACGCCTGCGGCGTCGAGGATTTCGGCGAGGATCTGCCCGCTGAACGGCGACTGCTCCGACGGTTTGAGTACCACCGTGCAGCCGGCGGCCAGGGCCGGGAAGACCTTCACCGCAATCTGATTCAGCGGCCAGTTCCAGGGGGTGATGAGGCCGCAGACGCCGATCGGTTCCTTGACGATCAGCGTGGCGCCGCGCCGCTGCTCGAACTCGTAGTTCTCCAGGATCTCGAGGGCGGTCGCCAGATGCCCGCCGCCGAGATCGACCTGGAACCCGCTCGCGAGCGCGGCCGGGGCGCCCATCTCCTCGGTGAGGGCGGCGGCGAGGTCGTCGCGGCGGCGGCCGTATTCCTCGGTGATGGTGCGCAACACCGCGATCCGATCGGTGGCGGAGGCCGCGGACCATGCCGGGAACGCCCGCCGGGCGGCGGCCACCGCCCGGTCGACGTCGGCGGCCGAGCCGCTCGCGACCTTCCCGCAGACCTCCTCGGTGGCGGGATTCACCACGTCGAAAGTCTGCGGCCCGTCCGGATCGGTCCATTCGCCGCCGATGTAGAACTTCGAGTACTCGCGCATCACTGCTGTCCTTCTGCGTACCAGGTGCGGAATTCGTCGTAGCTCGGCATCTCCTCCGAGTTCGCCTTCGGATCGATGGCGACGTGGATGACGCCCGGCCTGCCGCTGGCGTAGGCCCGTTTGACGGCGGGCGCGATGTCCTCGTCGCGCTCGACGTACTCGCCGTAGCAGCCGAAGCCCTCGGCCACCTTGTCCAGCCGCACGTCCTTGCTCCAGTGCACGCCGGGCTGCAGCGCATCCTCCGGCCCGAAGGTGCGCTTGTAGACGCCGACCTCGAGTCCCCAGGCGTAGTCGACGCCGACCACGCAGACCAGCGGAAGGTTCAGGCGCGCGGCGGTTTCCAGCTCCGCGATCTGGAACTGGAACGACGAGTCGCCGGTGACCAGCATGACCGGCCGCTTACCGCCCTCGGCGACCGAGGCGCCCACCGCATACGGCAGGCCGGTGCCGAGATGCCCGAAGTTCTGGTTCCAGATCACGTCGTGCGGCTTGGCCTGCGAATAGGTCCAGCCGAAGATCGTGGTGGCGCCGCCGTCGCGGACCATGATGCCGTCCGGCGGAAAGACCTTGGTGGCCTCCACGATCATCCGGGCCGGATGCACCGGGCTGCCGCCGGACGGCGCGGTCTCCGCCAGCTCCGTCAGCCGCGCGGCATCCTGTTCGATCCAGCCGCGCAGCTCGGGCGTGGGCTCGCGCGGGGTGTCGCGCAGCGCCTCGACCAGCTGCGGCACGATCGCCCGCAGATCGCCGACCAGCGGCACGTCGATCGGCCGGTTGACGCCGATGGCGGCCGGATCCTGTTCGATCAGAACCCATTTCCGGTTCGCCTCGTTCGCCACCCAGTGCCGTCCGCGCCCGAAGTGCACCGGCTCACCGAGTTCGGTGCCGATGGCCAGGCACAGGTCGGACTGCACGACCGCGTCGAGCCCGGCCTTCGAGAAGCCGTACGGGAACGTGCGGTCCTCCAGCCCCTCGATGTAGGAGGTGCCGCCGGAGGTCTGCAGCACCGGTGCCGCGACGAGGTCGGCCAGCTCCTTGACCGCCGCCCCGGCGCGCGCGGTGTGCACCCCGTGACCGACCAGCAGGATGGGCTGCTTCGCCGCGCGGATGTAGTCCACCGCCTCGGCGATCTTGTCCGCGCCCGCGGTCTGCCCGACGAGCCGATAATCCTTGGGCGGCAACGCCGCCGGGACGTCGAGGTCCTCGTTGATCACATGCGAGGGGTACTCGATGTACACCGGTCCCGGTGTTCCCGACAGCGCCTTGCGCAGGCCCTCGCGGATGATCTCGTCGGTCTGGTCCGGATATTCGATGCTGGCGCTGTATTTGACCGAGTTCTCGATCAGCGGCGCCTGCTGCACGAACTGGATCCGGCCGCGGCGCACCCGCTGCTCGGTGATCCGCGCGCGCTGCCCGCCGAGGAAGACGATCGGCGAGTTCTCCACCATGGCGCACATGACCGAGCCGGCCAGGTTCGCGACGCCCGGGCCGAGCGTGGCGATGGCCAGCGCGGGCTTACCGGTCATCCGCGACACCGCCTCGGCCATGAACCCGGCCGACTCCTCGTGGTGCGGCGCAACGACATTCCAGCCGCGCTGTTCGGCGAGATGGAACAGGTGCACGAAGTTCGGATCGGGGATGCCGAAGATCGTGTCGATGCCCTCGGCCTCGAACAGATCCAGAATGCGTTCGTAGACTTTCACGGTCATATTTCGTCCTCACTTCCCTGACCTGCTTGTCCTGCCCGGGCCATCGCGAAGCTGCGGCCGATGTGGTCGACATGTGCCGACGCGGGCGGCAGGATCCAGGAGTTGTCGGTGTTGCGAATCTCGTCGATACGTGTGGCGACCTCGTCGACGGTCCAGGAGGGCTGGTACACCCCCGGCGTCTCGGCGATGTAGGCGCGCGCTACCCGGCCCGCGATCGACACCAGCAGTTCGCCGGTGAGCGAACAGGTTTCGTGCGCCAGGTACCCGACCGCGGGGGCCACCAGCTCCGCCCGCATATCGGGGTAGGCCGAGGTGTCGATGCCCGCGGCCATCCGGGTGAGTGCCGACGGGATGATGACGTTGGAGGTGACCCCGACCTCGGCGCCTTCCAGGGCGACGACATTGGACAGGCCGATCACGCCGGCCTTGGAGACGGCGTAGTTGGCTACCGCCTTGTTGCCGTAGATGCCGCCGATGGAGGAGGTCAGCACCACCCGCCCGTACCCGGCCTTGCTCATCACCGGGAACGCGGCCCGCACCACGTGGAAGGCGCCGCGCAGGTGCACATCCACGACCGCCTCGAAATCCTCGTAGCTCAGCTCGGTGAGCGGCCCGTAGCGGACGTTGCCGGCGTTGTGGATGAGGATGTCGAGGCGCCCGTAGTGGTCCAGCGCCGAGTCGACGATCGCCCGGCCGCCGGCGGCCGTGGTCACCGAGTCGGTGTTGGCGACCGCCGCACCGCCGGCGTCCTTGATCCGCTGTGCCGTCTCCGCGGCCACGTCGGCCTCGAAGACGTCGCCGCGAGTCGTGCCGCCGACATCGTTGACGACCACCTTGGCACCCAGGGAGGCAAGCAGTTCGGCGTACGCCCGCCCCAGTCCCCGTCCGGCGCCGGTGATCACGGCTACGCGATCGTCGAACCTGAGTTGCTGCAAGGTGTTCGGTCCTCTCTGCCGTCGCGGGATTCCGGGCTCGTCACTTCTCGAGCACCAGGCCCTCCAGATCGCCCGTGCCCCGCCAGTTCTGCAGCATCTCCTCGAGCACGTAGAAGCCGCCCCAGAACGGCTCGCCGAGGAACGAGCGGCCGTTCGGCTCGCCCTCGCTGTTGTAGTAGCCGGGGGTGCATTCGGTCACGAAGGTGCTGTTGTCGACGGTGTTCTCCCGGATCGTCCGGATCCACCCCTCCTCGGCCTCGGCGGTGGGTTCCACGGCCGTGGCGCCGCGCTCCTGCGCCTGCTTGATGATGTAGGCGATGTGGTCGGCCTGCTGTTCGAACATCGGGGTCGTGGCCGCGGTCACGCCGCCCTGGATGAACCCGGTGAAGTAGATGTTGGGGAATCCGTTCGCCGCGACGCCGTGCAGCGTGCGGAATCCCTTGCCCCAGTGCTCGTAGAGCGAGCGGCCGTCCCGGCCGGTGAACGGCTTGATGTCGTACTGGCGATCGAGCGAGGTGGTGATCTCGAAGCCGCTGGCGAACACGATGCAGTCGAACTCGTGCTCGACGCCGTGCGCGACGATGCCCTTCTCCGTGATGCGTTCCACGCCTTTGGTATCCGATACGTCGACCAGGGTGACGTTCGGGCGGTTGAAGGTCGGCAGGTAGTCGTCGTTGAAGACCGGCCGCTTGCACATGTTGCGGTAGTACGGCTTGAGCTTCTCCGCGGTATCCGGGTCCTCGACGATCTCCTCG carries:
- a CDS encoding aldehyde dehydrogenase family protein, whose protein sequence is MREYSKFYIGGEWTDPDGPQTFDVVNPATEEVCGKVASGSAADVDRAVAAARRAFPAWSAASATDRIAVLRTITEEYGRRRDDLAAALTEEMGAPAALASGFQVDLGGGHLATALEILENYEFEQRRGATLIVKEPIGVCGLITPWNWPLNQIAVKVFPALAAGCTVVLKPSEQSPFSGQILAEILDAAGVPAGVFNLVQGDGLGVGAPLSAHPGVDLISFTGSTRAGIEIARNAAPSVKRVTQELGGKSPNIVLDDAELPGNVATAVATLMNNSGQTCSALSRMLVPRSRMDDAVAAAKDAASQLSVGDPTGDVALGPVVSGAQFDKIQALIQKGIDEGATLVTGGTGRPDGLAKGYYVKPTVFANVTNDMTIAREEIFGPVLTILAYDDLDQAVEIANDTEYGLAGNVAGADLEQARAVARRISAGWVTINDAFDFHAPFGGYRKSGNGREWGEFGFEEYLETKAILGYAPEA
- a CDS encoding thiamine pyrophosphate-binding protein, which produces MTVKVYERILDLFEAEGIDTIFGIPDPNFVHLFHLAEQRGWNVVAPHHEESAGFMAEAVSRMTGKPALAIATLGPGVANLAGSVMCAMVENSPIVFLGGQRARITEQRVRRGRIQFVQQAPLIENSVKYSASIEYPDQTDEIIREGLRKALSGTPGPVYIEYPSHVINEDLDVPAALPPKDYRLVGQTAGADKIAEAVDYIRAAKQPILLVGHGVHTARAGAAVKELADLVAAPVLQTSGGTSYIEGLEDRTFPYGFSKAGLDAVVQSDLCLAIGTELGEPVHFGRGRHWVANEANRKWVLIEQDPAAIGVNRPIDVPLVGDLRAIVPQLVEALRDTPREPTPELRGWIEQDAARLTELAETAPSGGSPVHPARMIVEATKVFPPDGIMVRDGGATTIFGWTYSQAKPHDVIWNQNFGHLGTGLPYAVGASVAEGGKRPVMLVTGDSSFQFQIAELETAARLNLPLVCVVGVDYAWGLEVGVYKRTFGPEDALQPGVHWSKDVRLDKVAEGFGCYGEYVERDEDIAPAVKRAYASGRPGVIHVAIDPKANSEEMPSYDEFRTWYAEGQQ
- a CDS encoding SDR family NAD(P)-dependent oxidoreductase, with the protein product MQQLRFDDRVAVITGAGRGLGRAYAELLASLGAKVVVNDVGGTTRGDVFEADVAAETAQRIKDAGGAAVANTDSVTTAAGGRAIVDSALDHYGRLDILIHNAGNVRYGPLTELSYEDFEAVVDVHLRGAFHVVRAAFPVMSKAGYGRVVLTSSIGGIYGNKAVANYAVSKAGVIGLSNVVALEGAEVGVTSNVIIPSALTRMAAGIDTSAYPDMRAELVAPAVGYLAHETCSLTGELLVSIAGRVARAYIAETPGVYQPSWTVDEVATRIDEIRNTDNSWILPPASAHVDHIGRSFAMARAGQAGQGSEDEI